From Malaya genurostris strain Urasoe2022 chromosome 2, Malgen_1.1, whole genome shotgun sequence:
AAGCATCGAAAAGTGACCACTGTTGTGAATGCTAGGAAATAccaatttgcctggtagatttAACTTGGGAGGTTCTCTTACGATTCCTCCGAGATTGAACTTTCGTGCGACAATGCCAACCGGATTCTCCGCGGGACGTGTTGCTACCTTGACCATCACATTCGTACTGAAGATATAAGATGAGAAGAACACCCAGAACACATCATAGATCAATAGCCCCGTGAGCAGTAATGTGGAAACCTTCAAACTTGGCAATCGTACGAAGGCAATAAATGCAACACATAGACCCATTCCCATGGCGTCCATCAACAACCAATGGCCTGTCAAAACCCAGATACAGACAATCGAGACCGCTAACGAGAAACTGAACAGTTCTGCCGCTGTAAAACGACCACAAACTCCAAACGATATCCGATTACCATCGGAACATGGTCGAATGATGTACTGACACATGGGAAGTAGTAGGAACGCTAATGCTACGGTGGCGATAACTGAAAAGTAACAGTGAACCATTTATTCAAAACTAATACTTTCGTTATCTACTCCAAAATGTCTTACTTGCTGTGCAAACGGCAAAAAGCATTTGCATTGAGTCGAAAAAGAAGAACATCACTAGGAGTGAGACGGATGCCCCCAGTGGAAGACAGAGAGCGTGCATAGTATCTAAAGttgcaaatttatctgaaaaaaaatgaacgttGTCCCATTACTACAATCGTCACGCTGCGCATTGAATGCACTTACTTTGCTCCTGTTGCACTGGTTCTCCCGTGATCAAATTGTTCATGCTTTCGCTTTGACGCTTCTTTTCCTTCTCGCGTTGTTCCTGCTCCATGTTGAGACTGCGGAAGCTGCCATACACAATCAGAAGCATCGATATCAGGCAAGTGGAAACTCGGGACGAATCCATTATGGCGTAGGACGACCACTGGTACTCAgtctgctgttgctgttgctggagTATGTCTTCTTGCTGCCCACCAGCAACGAATCCTTCCGACATTGCGCGATTGGCTGGTCCTCGGGAGGGCGAATTCCTTCCAAGGAATTCGTTGGGGACCACTGCGGTCTGGCGACTGAGTCGATTCTGGGTTGATCCGTGCTAACTACTGCTGTCAGACCGACCGACAATCACCGATACAACCGACGTGCACTTGGGCGCGGCACCTGGCTTAGTTCGTCCAGATGGTTACGCGCGCAGCCCGATCAAACGGCTATCGATGTTGGATTATTTGGAGAGAACATTTTGTGTGTTACGGGTGTCCCGATTGTTCGCAGTTTTGTGACCTATGCGGACAAGCTAGAAAGGGAAGAGAGGAATACATTATCAGAACACTGAGTAGCTAATTGAATAAATTGtaaatgaatatttcaaatttcacttgctataatatttcaattcaatttaatttctgTATATTCGttagaatctaaaaaaaaaattacatgcaTCATTATTATACATTGAgaaggatcagggtcatttcgccgaaagccatttcgccgaaagccgtttcgccgaaagtcatttcgccgaaagggttatttcgccgaatgtcatttcgccgaatgggtcacttcgccgaatgccatttcgccgagagccatttcgccgaaagggtcatttcgccgaatcctaaaatcgtcttgaaatcgtaattagaattgatttaaattaaagacaaacgatagattatagcgttaacgcccgttttgttaacttaccattgtacttcttgaataatgattgattgttgtactcttgaataaagattgattcatgaacctcagaaagtagttcccaagaaaacttgttgactattagctagtaagcatcaaagcaattgcataggtgtatctaccaggcaaatgaaggtggtattttccgtttattaagtgaaaatgaaaaaatactaatgcggctacgccacatcgttttagttcatgtgctgtccgacctcgctaccgctcgttcggacctaactaaagcaaagaaacctagctttgagtagaccgggcaaacgaggcggttacaggtttgtatgcaagaggccgccgcttccgacggcgggtcggcggccgactcagctggcgtcggctcggcggctttgtcccgccgagccatcttggcttcggttatgtggctgcgcaacatcagttatacaggagacataacatgcaggagatatgaccctttcggcgaaatgaccctttcggcgaaacgactttcggcgaaatgacctattaggcgaaacgactttcggcgaaatggcattcggcgaaacgactttcggcgatatgacccgctcccattgaGAATGCTGATTCAACTTGTTATAATTTAATAGGAAAATATACAttcaaataatataaaaaagtcGCCTAAATTACATCATTCACTGTAGTGAATTCTAATCTTATACAGTTATTCCATCCAACTAAACAACTTTTCAAATACTGTGTTGTGctcattttctaaaaaaaatcgtcCCATGATTATAAAATGCGTATCTTAACATGCACAACTCTTCTTTTTCTTTCTCATGGTTGGTATTAACTCACGTGAGGTGACCCTGGTTGCTGGCTCAGCTTCTTGGCTATATTGACAGTTAATAGTCAAATGGACTTCACTTTCCCTGGACACTCAATGATAGACTCGCGGAGTCGCAATACTGAGCATCCTTAACGCAGATGAAACATCTTTCATTTTCTTCAATCTTTTGTTCTAGCGAAACACGGTCAATCTTGTGCGAAACGCAATCGTAAGCTTCGTGCTCGATTCGTCCGCATCGAATGTTCGAACTGATTGCGAAAAGACATCAGAAAGTGATCGAGTTCTTGTAGACTTATGGCGTCAAAACTTGTGAACACgtgcaaaaaatatgcacttgatggctgaaccgatttttacaaaacttagattcatctgAAAAGTCTTACAATCtcatagaacgctattgaatattATCTTGATGCTActaccggaattacagggtgataagtaaaaaaaaaaacaattttacgaGTATCTGTATAAATATTGCGGCCTAAAATCGAATAAATTCCTTTGAACTAGCTATAATAATTCTTATATTGTGTGTGTTTTGTTGGTTAATgagtaaaaaattgatttctgaCTTATCGATTGCCAGTACTCGAGTCCAGACATATtgaccaaaaactctaaaatggaactcactttattttctcagagatgccagaaccaattttcacaaacttagactcaaatcaaACTGTTTCATATATTAGTTTATGTTAGTTGCTGGCAAAACAAATTGATTTCGGCTATATTCGTTCCAAGTACCCAGCTTCGAAAgcaccaaagataatagtcaaaAACTCCAAGAGCGAAACTGACTTCATTCTTGTTTCTGTGTAAGAATCAATGAAACGAAGAAAGAATTCTTTTTAAGAATTCCTTAGaattattataatgaaaatatgagtaatatgaaaaaggcatcatcgcATCAGCAgacggattaaaacaggtttttatttattCACTTTCATCCACATAATGAatgttaaaatcaaataattcgCATGAAACTTTACTCTAacttaacataaacataaatagaAATCAATCTTTGAGCAACTATTACTTACTATTCAGTACTTTTTTGTATGAGATGGCATCAACACTGTTTCCAGAGAAATAATTTCTTGCATACAATGTTTCTATTacacgcagagatgccagatattttcatagaaaatctgtattgctttgtatttatctgtattcactaaaggaaggaaatttcggaaataaaatgatgtttaaagatattattccattagattattgttatagaatggcagatgcaaggagcattcctttatatcgtaagtccttgccgcactgacaagaacattcaacgacgaaatttaattgtttttggtatcaaccacaattgaattgtaaatccatatacttttttcgtttgaaaatgatgacttggaattcaaacgcccaatacgcaacgtcaagtcaggtcatacaacttttcagtctgacaataaagtttaatgacgctgcacgaaaaaattttcattttaatatgggcaatcaaacacgctcagacggaaaagtttcattatttctttcttactttttgtggtatctgtataaatctatATTTAATtggagaaatctgtataaaatctgtactctgtattaaatctgtatgcgcatgtaaaaatctgtataatacagataaatctgtataaatggcatctctgattacacgaatagtactcaataTTTCGTATGTTTCTGGTACAGTGTATGCACAACAAAAGCATCTCCACTTTGAACTGTCAGCTGTTCATATAGCAGAATCCATCTACTTTCAATCACTGTATCATATTCATTCTCACAATTTTTTTCGCGAAAAGTGACACAACGtaaattcattcattcattccacATCGAAATGTACATTGTGTCTCAACTTTTGTAGAAACAAACCGAACCGTCAGAAAGTGCAAAGCAAGGAGAAATTTGAAACCAGAATTTGTCGTGTGGAAAATTATTTTAGCGATCGAAATATTCACTCCGTGTGCGC
This genomic window contains:
- the LOC131432272 gene encoding signal peptide peptidase-like 3, producing MSEGFVAGGQQEDILQQQQQQTEYQWSSYAIMDSSRVSTCLISMLLIVYGSFRSLNMEQEQREKEKKRQSESMNNLITGEPVQQEQNKFATLDTMHALCLPLGASVSLLVMFFFFDSMQMLFAVCTAIIATVALAFLLLPMCQYIIRPCSDGNRISFGVCGRFTAAELFSFSLAVSIVCIWVLTGHWLLMDAMGMGLCVAFIAFVRLPSLKVSTLLLTGLLIYDVFWVFFSSYIFSTNVMVKVATRPAENPVGIVARKFNLGGIVREPPKLNLPGKLVFPSIHNSGHFSMLGLGDIVMPGLLLCFVLRYDAYKKTQCTQTAETGVPPPRGVGSKLTYFHCSLLGYFLGLLTATVSSEVFKAAQPALLYLVPFTLLPLLTMAYLKGDLRRMWSEPFIIQQASKQLEV